The following proteins come from a genomic window of Gimesia chilikensis:
- a CDS encoding GAF domain-containing protein: MQRSSETLPEVSLILELISKGHSLTDTLTTLIEYLESKCEDMVCSILLVDEENRLRNGATLHLPEEYVRLTDGAPIGPEVGSCGAAAYHNRQVVVTDIETDPLWKDYKDLALKHNLRACWSTPIRSSTGAVLGTFAIYYHSPGEPTDYHRHLIEQAVYLAAIAIEHVRIEADLQKSEQESHRLRQHLQEAIESLTEGIVIYDSDDRLVMCNSKYLEIYSESRDILVPGQRFEDHIRISAYRGQVADAVGREEEWIKERICQHQNPAGSFRQKLCNGRWLKISEQRTAEGGISGVRTDITQQVLYEEKLRKSIHLIETIRRLLSQYISDTNPDKVFDDLLQTFLNITESESGFFGEVRQSKVGNYELIPRASCYRASLTADWDCAEVEKNRTREFFEQQGLFERIITDKESLIVNDIQRAYEGDTTAAGRSDVGVIKSFLVLPVFSQGELSGVAGIANCPSGYDAALIEFIKPLLAAAGTLLTDYRNEVRRQENERALQISEERFSKIFRLNPIAKGILSLSTGSVIDVNESFLTTTRYQREEVVGNTIHELQFFPDASYWEEIIQSVCENGHVYEQEIVALINGGEKRIMDCSAWIIESDDEPLLLLMIKDLTEQRQTEEQNRQMQIQLQHSQKIKAIGQLAAGVAHEFNNILVGINLNAELLLLTPEEQIPEDFREPLREIQKSGERAAELVKQLLAFGRKKAPNTSWFDVNALIMNHRAMIQRILGDSVKLILDLSPMAGMVWADEAEIEQALMNLVVNARDAMVSGGELILGTQNVSLTAAQMADQGGCLPGSYTLLTVADTGCGMTSEVLERIFEPFFTTKPAAEGTGLGLSTVQRNLSDNGGFISVESQPEEGTQFRVYLPQDQRIKARETRQTETPTNNKQMAGGSETILVCDDEPIVLSTISALLSRLGYKVLRALGPVEALKTVETHTEAISLLCTDFNMPQINGVELAQRLMEMRPGLKVVYLSGIAEKIPASALTGGSLVIQKPANLGELSVVIRQVLDEGAKQKV; the protein is encoded by the coding sequence GTGCAGCGGTCATCAGAAACCTTACCTGAGGTCAGTTTGATCCTGGAACTGATCAGCAAAGGGCACTCACTTACAGATACTTTGACGACATTGATCGAATATCTGGAGTCGAAGTGCGAGGACATGGTCTGTTCGATTCTGCTGGTGGATGAAGAAAACCGACTGCGCAACGGCGCTACGCTGCATCTGCCGGAGGAATATGTCCGACTTACCGATGGGGCTCCGATTGGGCCGGAAGTGGGTTCGTGTGGTGCGGCTGCCTATCACAACAGGCAGGTTGTGGTGACGGATATTGAGACGGACCCTCTCTGGAAAGACTATAAAGACCTGGCTTTGAAACATAATCTGCGCGCCTGCTGGTCGACTCCGATTCGTTCTTCCACGGGAGCGGTGTTGGGGACATTTGCGATTTATTATCACAGTCCGGGGGAGCCGACCGATTATCACCGGCATCTAATCGAACAGGCGGTTTACCTGGCAGCGATTGCGATCGAGCATGTCCGGATTGAAGCAGACTTACAGAAAAGCGAACAGGAGTCTCATCGGCTGCGGCAGCATCTGCAGGAGGCGATCGAATCGTTGACCGAGGGTATCGTAATTTATGATTCGGATGATCGGCTGGTGATGTGTAATTCGAAGTACCTGGAGATCTATAGTGAGAGTCGGGATATCCTGGTGCCTGGACAGCGTTTCGAGGATCACATCCGGATTTCAGCCTACCGGGGACAGGTAGCTGATGCGGTCGGCCGGGAAGAGGAATGGATTAAGGAACGAATATGCCAGCACCAGAATCCTGCAGGCAGTTTTCGCCAGAAATTGTGCAATGGGCGCTGGCTAAAGATTTCCGAACAGAGGACGGCAGAAGGAGGTATTTCCGGAGTCCGCACTGACATTACCCAGCAGGTGCTGTATGAAGAGAAACTGCGGAAATCGATTCACCTGATCGAGACTATCCGCAGGCTGTTGTCACAATACATCTCTGATACGAATCCGGATAAGGTATTTGACGATCTGTTGCAGACGTTTTTAAATATCACAGAAAGTGAGTCCGGTTTTTTTGGAGAGGTCCGTCAATCAAAAGTAGGGAACTATGAACTGATTCCCCGGGCAAGCTGTTATCGCGCGTCACTGACTGCTGACTGGGATTGTGCGGAAGTCGAGAAGAATCGAACCCGGGAATTCTTTGAACAGCAGGGATTGTTTGAACGGATCATAACAGACAAAGAGTCGCTGATCGTTAACGATATTCAGAGGGCTTACGAGGGTGACACTACGGCAGCGGGTAGATCTGATGTCGGTGTGATTAAATCGTTTCTGGTGCTCCCCGTTTTCTCCCAGGGAGAACTTTCAGGGGTAGCGGGAATCGCAAATTGTCCGTCTGGTTATGACGCAGCTCTGATTGAGTTTATCAAACCACTGCTGGCTGCTGCGGGGACGCTGCTCACCGATTATCGGAATGAAGTCAGGCGACAGGAGAATGAACGGGCGCTGCAAATCTCGGAAGAGCGATTTTCCAAAATCTTTCGACTCAACCCGATTGCCAAGGGAATTCTGAGTCTGTCGACAGGCTCTGTGATCGATGTCAACGAATCATTCCTGACGACCACACGTTATCAACGCGAAGAGGTGGTTGGGAATACGATCCATGAACTGCAGTTCTTTCCGGATGCCAGTTACTGGGAAGAGATCATTCAGAGTGTGTGTGAAAACGGGCACGTCTATGAGCAGGAAATAGTAGCACTCATCAATGGTGGTGAAAAAAGGATCATGGACTGTTCCGCCTGGATTATTGAAAGTGACGATGAACCGCTGTTGCTGTTAATGATCAAGGATCTGACGGAACAGCGGCAGACCGAAGAACAAAATCGGCAGATGCAGATTCAGCTGCAACACAGCCAGAAGATTAAAGCGATCGGCCAGCTGGCAGCGGGAGTGGCGCACGAGTTTAATAATATTCTCGTCGGCATCAATTTGAATGCAGAACTGTTGTTACTGACACCTGAGGAGCAGATTCCGGAAGACTTTCGAGAACCCTTGCGGGAGATTCAAAAGTCAGGCGAACGTGCTGCGGAACTCGTTAAACAACTGCTGGCTTTCGGACGGAAGAAAGCCCCGAATACTTCCTGGTTTGATGTAAATGCACTGATCATGAATCATCGTGCCATGATCCAACGAATCCTGGGAGATTCCGTTAAACTGATCCTGGATCTGTCACCCATGGCTGGGATGGTCTGGGCGGATGAAGCCGAGATCGAGCAGGCGTTGATGAATCTGGTCGTCAATGCGCGAGACGCGATGGTCTCAGGCGGCGAGCTTATTTTAGGAACTCAGAATGTGAGTCTCACCGCAGCTCAGATGGCTGATCAGGGTGGATGTCTGCCTGGAAGTTATACGCTTCTGACTGTGGCGGATACCGGTTGTGGGATGACGTCCGAAGTTCTGGAGCGAATTTTCGAACCGTTTTTTACGACCAAACCTGCAGCGGAAGGGACCGGACTGGGGTTGTCCACCGTCCAGCGTAATCTGTCTGACAATGGCGGATTTATTTCAGTAGAAAGCCAGCCGGAAGAAGGGACTCAATTTCGAGTCTATTTACCGCAGGATCAGCGCATCAAGGCGAGAGAAACCAGGCAGACCGAAACTCCCACGAACAATAAGCAGATGGCCGGTGGTTCGGAAACAATTCTGGTCTGCGATGACGAACCGATTGTGCTGTCGACGATATCAGCACTCTTGAGCCGACTGGGGTATAAGGTGCTCCGGGCACTGGGGCCGGTGGAGGCGCTGAAAACTGTCGAAACGCATACCGAAGCGATCTCGTTGTTATGTACCGACTTTAACATGCCTCAGATCAATGGCGTGGAACTGGCACAGCGATTAATGGAGATGCGTCCCGGCTTGAAGGTGGTCTATTTATCCGGGATTGCAGAGAAGATCCCGGCTTCCGCGCTGACTGGGGGCAGTCTGGTCATTCAGAAGCCAGCGAACCTGGGAGAACTTTCGGTCGTCATCCGACAGGTTCTGGATGAGGGGGCAAAACAGAAGGTATAA
- the tam gene encoding trans-aconitate 2-methyltransferase, which produces MPVWDADQYLKYQRERTQPAIDLAARVQLESPERVVDVGCGPGNSTAVLAQRFPEAKLSGLDSSTEMLETAREALPDVHWFQADITTWQPDEAFDLLFSNAVLQWVPDHETIFPRLMSFLKPGGALAVQLPAHYASPLHRCVVELSQLPDWHDATAAARQALGCESRSFYYDLLAPLSSQLELWETEYIHVLESVEAILEWFRGTGLRPYLEALPDEATRNRFEAELLKRFAIAYPLQQNGNVLFPFRRFFLVAYR; this is translated from the coding sequence ATGCCTGTCTGGGATGCGGATCAGTATTTAAAATATCAGCGTGAACGGACGCAGCCTGCCATCGATCTGGCAGCACGGGTACAGCTGGAATCGCCTGAGCGTGTTGTGGATGTGGGCTGTGGTCCCGGGAACAGTACCGCGGTGCTGGCACAGCGTTTTCCCGAGGCAAAGCTGAGTGGTCTGGACAGCTCTACAGAAATGCTGGAGACCGCGCGGGAGGCTCTGCCTGACGTGCACTGGTTCCAGGCTGATATCACCACGTGGCAACCGGATGAGGCATTTGATCTGTTGTTTTCGAATGCCGTCCTGCAGTGGGTGCCGGACCATGAAACGATCTTTCCCCGGCTGATGAGTTTTCTCAAACCCGGTGGGGCACTGGCTGTGCAACTGCCCGCGCATTATGCGTCTCCCCTGCACCGCTGTGTGGTTGAGCTTTCCCAGCTACCGGACTGGCACGATGCGACCGCTGCTGCACGACAGGCTCTGGGCTGCGAATCGCGGTCGTTCTATTACGATCTACTGGCTCCGTTGAGTTCCCAACTGGAACTCTGGGAGACTGAATATATCCACGTGCTGGAGAGTGTCGAGGCCATCCTGGAGTGGTTCCGGGGAACGGGACTGCGACCCTATCTGGAAGCGTTACCCGATGAAGCCACCCGCAACCGGTTCGAGGCGGAACTGCTGAAGCGTTTTGCGATTGCTTATCCCCTGCAACAGAACGGGAACGTGTTGTTTCCGTTTCGCAGGTTTTTTCTGGTGGCGTATCGTTAG
- a CDS encoding FdhF/YdeP family oxidoreductase, with translation MKAPRSGGGWKAIKYSLTLANKVGWWKLWKSMRTRNACKTCAVGMGGQKGGMVNEAGLFPEVCKKSFQAMAADMQPAVANDFFAKNNIDQLRAMSSRKLEYSGRLTQPLLLSPGEKHYKPISWDEAFDLVVERLKAAGPERTFYYASGRSSNEAGFLFQLMSRLMGTNFVNNCSFYCHQASGVGLGSSIGTGAGTLRLEDLDHTDLYILIGANPSSNHPRLMKAFMEIRRRGGKVIVVNPVKELGLVNFKVPSDVRSLLFGSSIASTYVQPHVGGDMALLIGLSKEVLERNAHDQAFIDAHTENFDAFKQQVTETSWDDIIAQSGVDRETIRNIADQYLSAKNVVIGWCMGITHHLHGTNSVQSIVNFSLLRGMVGRRKAGLMPIRGHSNVQGLGSVGVVPGMKQAMLERFEKQLGIKVPTTPGYDTMACMEASHRGEIDFAFCLGGNLFGSNPDTKYALEAMSRIKTVLYLSTTLNTGHVWGTGEETLILPVLPRDEEPEPTTQESMFSYVRMSDGGKSRFTGPRSEVSILAAIGQKLFAGDDRIDWKKLESHSAIQELIADLIPGYENMKETLQSHKEFHVTGRAVEEYNFPTESGKAKFHALPLPDLSVAENELRLITIRSEGQFNSVVYDEEDIYRGQERRDVILMNRADIDRLGLKPDQRVKVKSEAGEMPYILVREFDIRAGSALMYYPEANVLVPHTVDPLSKTPGFKSTRVTLEVEDVIPN, from the coding sequence GTGAAAGCTCCACGAAGCGGCGGCGGTTGGAAGGCGATCAAATACAGTCTGACACTGGCAAACAAGGTCGGCTGGTGGAAGCTCTGGAAATCCATGCGGACCCGCAATGCCTGTAAGACCTGCGCGGTTGGCATGGGGGGACAGAAAGGGGGCATGGTCAACGAAGCCGGTCTGTTCCCCGAAGTCTGCAAAAAATCCTTCCAGGCGATGGCCGCCGACATGCAGCCCGCGGTCGCTAATGACTTCTTCGCGAAAAACAACATCGACCAGCTCCGCGCCATGTCCTCTCGCAAGCTCGAATACAGTGGCCGTCTCACCCAGCCACTGCTGCTCTCGCCCGGTGAAAAACATTACAAGCCGATTTCCTGGGACGAAGCCTTCGACCTGGTCGTCGAGCGACTCAAAGCCGCCGGCCCCGAGCGTACTTTCTATTATGCCAGTGGCCGCTCCTCCAACGAAGCCGGCTTTCTCTTCCAGTTGATGTCCCGCCTGATGGGCACCAACTTCGTGAATAACTGCTCCTTTTACTGTCATCAGGCCAGTGGCGTTGGCCTGGGTTCGAGTATTGGCACCGGAGCCGGCACACTCCGTCTGGAAGATCTGGATCACACCGACCTCTACATCCTGATCGGCGCAAACCCTTCGTCGAATCATCCTCGCCTGATGAAGGCCTTCATGGAAATCCGCAGACGGGGCGGCAAAGTCATCGTCGTCAATCCGGTTAAGGAACTGGGGCTCGTCAATTTCAAGGTTCCCAGTGACGTCCGCAGTCTGCTCTTCGGCTCCAGCATCGCTTCCACCTACGTGCAACCGCACGTCGGCGGTGACATGGCCCTGCTGATCGGCCTCTCGAAAGAGGTCCTGGAACGCAACGCACACGACCAGGCTTTTATCGACGCCCACACCGAAAACTTTGACGCTTTCAAACAGCAGGTCACAGAAACCAGTTGGGACGACATCATCGCCCAGAGCGGCGTCGACAGAGAGACCATTCGCAACATCGCAGACCAGTACCTTTCCGCGAAAAACGTCGTCATCGGCTGGTGCATGGGAATCACGCATCATCTGCACGGGACCAACAGTGTGCAGTCGATCGTCAACTTCTCCTTGCTCCGCGGTATGGTCGGCCGCCGCAAAGCGGGACTCATGCCCATCCGCGGCCATAGCAACGTACAAGGTCTCGGTTCGGTCGGCGTCGTCCCCGGTATGAAACAGGCGATGCTCGAACGCTTTGAGAAACAGCTCGGCATCAAGGTCCCCACCACGCCCGGGTACGACACGATGGCCTGCATGGAAGCTTCCCATCGCGGCGAGATCGACTTCGCGTTCTGCCTCGGAGGCAACCTCTTCGGCAGTAACCCTGATACGAAATACGCACTCGAAGCCATGAGCCGCATCAAAACTGTGCTCTACCTTTCGACCACGCTGAATACCGGTCACGTCTGGGGAACCGGGGAAGAAACCCTGATTCTTCCGGTACTCCCTCGTGACGAAGAACCCGAGCCCACGACTCAGGAGTCCATGTTCAGTTACGTCCGCATGAGTGACGGCGGCAAATCCCGCTTTACCGGCCCTCGCAGCGAAGTCTCGATCCTGGCGGCCATCGGACAGAAACTGTTCGCCGGCGATGACCGCATCGACTGGAAAAAACTGGAGAGTCACAGTGCCATTCAGGAACTGATCGCCGACCTGATACCCGGCTACGAAAACATGAAAGAAACTCTCCAGTCCCATAAGGAATTCCACGTCACCGGGCGCGCCGTTGAGGAATACAATTTCCCCACCGAGAGCGGCAAAGCCAAGTTTCACGCCCTCCCGCTGCCCGATCTCTCCGTTGCTGAAAATGAATTGCGGCTGATCACTATCCGTTCCGAAGGCCAGTTCAACAGTGTCGTCTACGACGAGGAAGACATCTACCGCGGACAGGAACGCCGCGACGTCATCCTGATGAACCGAGCCGACATCGACCGTCTCGGCCTCAAACCCGATCAACGCGTGAAAGTCAAAAGCGAGGCAGGGGAGATGCCGTATATCCTGGTCCGCGAATTCGACATCCGCGCCGGCAGCGCCCTGATGTATTATCCCGAAGCCAACGTCCTCGTCCCACACACCGTCGACCCCCTGTCAAAAACCCCCGGCTTCAAATCGACACGGGTCACCCTGGAAGTGGAAGATGTAATTCCAAACTGA
- a CDS encoding redoxin domain-containing protein translates to MFRRNFTFLCALALLGTSSLLAETKTKSSQDASHTFRLPTAQGKVVELTAEPESKATVVCFLGAECPLARLYGPKLNEMQAAYAAQGVQFIGVNSNQQDSLEDVKQYVKRYEISFPMAKDYNNEVADRFHAVRTPEVFVLDQQLTVRYRGRIDNQYLPGISRAETTTHDLKNALDQLLAGKPIEVSETKPNGCFIGRVKQNEVTTKLTFCKEVAGVLHRHCVECHRTGEIAPFSLTDYDEVRGWADTMLETIEDGRMPPWHASPKYGHYANARFMPEKDKEILREWVAGGMPYGDIKDLPELPRFREGWHLPRVPDVVYEMRKRPFVVPKEGVVEYQYFVVDPGFKEDKWITGAQVLPGNRSVVHHAIVFIRPPDGADFRGIGWLTAYVPGQRINMLPPGRARKVPAGSKLVFQMHYTPTGSVAEDISKVGLIFGKDEEISHEVFTLIGIDQEFEIPPHASDFPVSAKVRRIPPHAELLAIAPHMHLRGKSFRLFTKQDKKKEILLDVPNYDFNWQHIYELSKPMSLDTVDGLEFTVKFDNSKDNPFNPDPNEYVTWGDQTWEEMAIAFFEVAEPRKQKSQETKQKPEKKLTKAEAEKQREVELKKELDKRAAAFFKRFDKNGDGRVDVEEVPLATQRYGRIRDDNGDGVIQREELRLQVR, encoded by the coding sequence ATGTTTCGTCGTAATTTCACATTCCTGTGTGCGCTCGCATTGCTGGGCACCAGTTCCCTGCTGGCTGAAACGAAAACCAAATCGTCGCAGGATGCCTCCCACACGTTTCGGCTGCCAACCGCTCAGGGTAAAGTGGTCGAGTTAACGGCTGAGCCAGAGTCGAAAGCGACTGTAGTCTGTTTTCTGGGGGCGGAATGTCCGCTGGCCCGGCTGTATGGTCCCAAGCTGAATGAGATGCAGGCTGCTTATGCGGCGCAAGGCGTCCAGTTCATCGGTGTGAACAGCAATCAGCAGGACTCTCTGGAAGATGTAAAGCAGTACGTCAAGCGGTACGAGATCTCGTTTCCGATGGCGAAGGACTATAACAACGAAGTCGCCGACCGATTTCATGCGGTACGCACACCTGAAGTTTTTGTACTGGATCAGCAGCTGACCGTCCGGTATCGTGGGCGGATCGATAACCAGTACCTGCCAGGCATCTCACGGGCTGAGACGACCACGCATGATCTGAAGAACGCACTGGATCAACTGCTGGCGGGTAAGCCGATTGAAGTGAGTGAGACCAAACCGAATGGCTGTTTCATCGGCCGGGTGAAACAGAATGAAGTGACCACCAAACTGACTTTCTGCAAGGAAGTCGCGGGGGTCTTGCATCGTCATTGTGTGGAATGCCACCGCACGGGAGAAATCGCACCATTCAGTCTGACCGACTACGATGAAGTTCGGGGCTGGGCGGATACGATGCTGGAGACCATTGAAGATGGCCGGATGCCCCCCTGGCACGCCAGTCCGAAATATGGTCATTACGCGAATGCCCGGTTCATGCCCGAAAAAGATAAGGAAATTCTGCGGGAATGGGTGGCCGGAGGCATGCCTTATGGTGATATCAAGGATCTGCCGGAACTGCCCAGGTTCCGCGAAGGTTGGCACCTGCCCCGAGTGCCAGATGTCGTTTATGAAATGCGGAAGCGCCCCTTTGTCGTTCCCAAAGAGGGCGTCGTGGAATATCAGTATTTCGTCGTCGATCCCGGTTTCAAAGAGGATAAGTGGATCACCGGAGCACAGGTCCTGCCGGGGAATCGGTCGGTCGTGCATCATGCGATTGTTTTTATTCGTCCCCCTGATGGAGCCGATTTCCGTGGGATTGGCTGGTTGACGGCTTATGTGCCGGGACAGCGGATCAATATGTTGCCTCCCGGGCGGGCGCGCAAGGTTCCCGCCGGCTCGAAACTGGTATTTCAGATGCACTACACACCGACGGGATCGGTGGCAGAAGACATTTCGAAAGTCGGTTTGATTTTCGGCAAAGATGAGGAGATATCCCACGAAGTCTTTACACTGATCGGCATCGATCAGGAATTCGAGATCCCGCCGCACGCCAGTGATTTTCCGGTGTCGGCGAAGGTTCGTCGCATACCTCCGCACGCGGAACTGCTGGCGATTGCCCCACACATGCATCTGCGCGGGAAATCCTTCCGCCTGTTTACAAAGCAGGACAAGAAGAAAGAGATTCTGCTTGATGTGCCCAATTATGATTTCAACTGGCAGCATATCTATGAACTGAGCAAGCCGATGTCGCTGGATACGGTCGACGGGCTCGAGTTCACGGTCAAATTCGATAATTCAAAAGACAATCCGTTCAACCCGGATCCCAATGAATATGTGACCTGGGGCGATCAGACCTGGGAAGAGATGGCGATTGCTTTCTTTGAAGTCGCTGAACCCCGGAAACAGAAGTCTCAGGAAACGAAACAGAAGCCAGAGAAAAAACTGACCAAAGCGGAAGCGGAGAAACAGCGGGAGGTGGAGTTGAAAAAAGAGCTCGATAAGCGTGCCGCTGCTTTTTTCAAACGGTTCGACAAGAATGGCGATGGACGCGTTGATGTGGAAGAAGTCCCGCTGGCGACGCAGCGCTATGGGCGTATCCGGGATGATAACGGTGACGGTGTGATTCAGAGAGAGGAACTCAGATTGCAGGTTCGCTAA
- a CDS encoding efflux RND transporter permease subunit produces MSRTFNRCSVWMVDHPLLVTLFILLLSGIALLGYTMPEEVRDWFTAKPEPVPQVDQQKADKPRKVRETPPDVDPISLTDADTILVIDSNQFFTADGLKALREIVAEIESLDYVESVFWLEDIPNLNIFGLREPILPNERASQKRLDDAKEKAIKHPLVGGQLLSVDAQTILLMVKFKWMYVTDDDACTTGLKEVAKKVVTEYPDVKFSFTTTGRVPIYLTAVRTHNANKVKYQVIGYGMILLMAIILFRGITAVIIVALAPMFGVFLTMGIIQFFDFQDNPFNDVVLPVLLSLVGLTDGVHLMVQIRRHRASGLSGRDAARRGIQEVGLACFLTSVTTAIGFGSLSLAHHETVREFGYSCVVGVLLTFIAVVTVIPLACRTGLGRSIHVGYGKGVIDKNLNRISVIIEMVLKRAGWISKVGIGLTAVLILISLTLRPDERRANMLPDGSEAATALNHMDQAMGGLEHSRVEVKWSDEVESDSPEVLVAISEVDQLLNQEALIGHPISIANILSALPGEGPPEERMSMIDLLPPPLKRAFYTPERNQATVSFHVQDLGIAKYGPTFTRIEEGLAKIGSQHPEFQFQLTGSAVWRWRNLYQIVVDLASSLGSAAIIILIVLAIAFRSLRLGLISIIPNMFPLAVTGTFLVFTGQALEIVSVCAFTVCLGIAVDDTIHFLTRFREEQLQVESDDEAIRKAFTGVGTALIMTTVILVAGFSTVIFSDMRDQRIFAIMSGLTIGSALFGDLIFLPALLARYAKRSQVPAMEEEELIPDEPMQESLVRE; encoded by the coding sequence GTGTCTCGTACGTTCAATCGCTGTTCGGTCTGGATGGTTGACCATCCCCTGCTGGTAACTTTGTTCATTCTGCTGCTGAGTGGAATCGCACTGCTGGGGTACACCATGCCCGAGGAAGTTCGCGACTGGTTCACAGCAAAGCCCGAACCGGTTCCCCAGGTAGACCAGCAGAAAGCAGACAAGCCGCGCAAGGTTCGGGAAACACCGCCTGATGTCGACCCGATCAGCCTGACCGACGCTGATACGATCCTGGTGATTGATTCCAATCAATTCTTCACCGCCGACGGCCTCAAGGCCCTGCGGGAGATCGTTGCCGAAATCGAATCGCTGGATTACGTGGAAAGTGTTTTCTGGCTGGAGGATATTCCCAACCTGAATATCTTCGGCCTGCGGGAACCGATCCTCCCGAATGAGCGGGCCTCCCAGAAACGACTCGATGACGCTAAGGAGAAGGCAATCAAGCATCCGCTGGTAGGCGGCCAGCTGTTATCAGTAGATGCGCAGACCATTCTGCTGATGGTAAAATTCAAATGGATGTATGTGACGGACGACGATGCCTGTACGACCGGATTGAAAGAAGTCGCGAAAAAAGTCGTCACTGAATATCCGGATGTGAAGTTTTCCTTCACGACCACGGGCCGCGTACCCATCTATCTGACCGCGGTGCGTACGCATAATGCGAACAAGGTCAAATACCAGGTGATCGGCTATGGGATGATTCTGCTGATGGCCATCATTCTGTTCCGGGGAATCACAGCAGTGATCATTGTCGCTCTGGCACCGATGTTCGGCGTGTTTCTGACGATGGGGATCATTCAGTTCTTCGATTTCCAGGACAACCCGTTTAACGATGTGGTTTTGCCGGTTTTGTTGAGTCTGGTAGGGTTAACCGACGGCGTGCATCTCATGGTGCAGATCCGCCGCCATCGGGCTTCTGGTCTATCGGGAAGGGATGCTGCCCGGCGTGGTATTCAGGAAGTGGGACTGGCCTGCTTTCTGACTTCGGTTACGACGGCCATCGGCTTCGGTTCGCTTTCGCTGGCTCATCATGAGACGGTCCGCGAATTTGGTTACAGCTGTGTGGTCGGCGTGCTGTTGACTTTCATTGCGGTGGTGACGGTGATTCCCCTGGCCTGCCGCACCGGGCTGGGGCGTTCCATTCACGTGGGCTATGGTAAGGGAGTTATCGACAAAAACCTGAACCGGATCAGCGTGATCATCGAAATGGTGTTGAAGCGTGCGGGGTGGATCAGCAAGGTGGGCATAGGCCTGACGGCGGTACTGATTCTGATTTCGCTGACATTGCGTCCCGATGAACGCCGGGCCAATATGTTGCCCGATGGTTCGGAAGCAGCGACTGCCTTGAATCATATGGACCAGGCGATGGGAGGGCTCGAGCATTCGCGGGTCGAAGTGAAATGGTCGGATGAGGTCGAATCGGATTCACCCGAAGTTCTGGTTGCCATCAGCGAAGTGGATCAACTGCTGAACCAGGAAGCGTTGATTGGTCATCCGATATCGATTGCGAATATTCTCTCAGCGCTACCTGGTGAGGGACCTCCTGAAGAGCGGATGTCAATGATCGACCTGCTGCCTCCACCGTTGAAACGGGCGTTTTATACGCCGGAGCGGAACCAGGCGACGGTCAGTTTTCACGTTCAGGACTTGGGAATTGCTAAATACGGGCCGACCTTCACCCGCATTGAAGAGGGACTGGCCAAGATCGGAAGCCAGCATCCGGAGTTTCAGTTTCAGTTGACGGGGTCAGCTGTCTGGCGCTGGCGGAACCTGTATCAGATTGTCGTCGATCTGGCGTCCAGTCTGGGGAGTGCCGCGATTATCATCCTGATTGTGCTGGCGATCGCGTTTCGTTCATTGCGACTGGGGCTGATCTCCATCATTCCCAACATGTTTCCCCTCGCCGTAACGGGGACCTTCCTGGTCTTTACGGGACAGGCACTCGAGATCGTCAGCGTATGTGCGTTTACGGTCTGCCTGGGGATTGCCGTCGACGATACGATTCACTTCCTGACCCGCTTCCGCGAAGAACAGCTCCAGGTTGAGAGTGATGACGAAGCGATCCGTAAGGCGTTTACAGGGGTGGGAACCGCGTTGATCATGACGACGGTCATCCTGGTCGCCGGCTTCTCGACCGTGATCTTCAGCGACATGCGGGATCAGCGAATCTTCGCCATCATGAGTGGCCTGACGATTGGCTCGGCCCTGTTTGGCGATCTCATCTTCCTGCCGGCACTGCTGGCCCGCTATGCCAAACGTTCGCAGGTGCCTGCGATGGAGGAAGAGGAACTGATTCCCGATGAACCGATGCAAGAGTCGCTGGTACGGGAATAA